The Drosophila gunungcola strain Sukarami chromosome 3L unlocalized genomic scaffold, Dgunungcola_SK_2 000003F, whole genome shotgun sequence genome contains a region encoding:
- the LOC128258338 gene encoding LOW QUALITY PROTEIN: uncharacterized protein LOC128258338 (The sequence of the model RefSeq protein was modified relative to this genomic sequence to represent the inferred CDS: inserted 2 bases in 2 codons; deleted 1 base in 1 codon), protein MAAIAALPTATLRRNNNNKGVKSRRNERNILTFYEKIAVIRYYEETNISRNSLAKMFHCCATQIRRILDKKKDLLQQLASLSEADASIIIEEMTRKRRKFEMSAISFLLHEWVERCIQLHLNISIRNQKLKETALRMAAVLNLPSFRPSYRWLNRFRGKYKYEADELGYQGENPLNQDLPVEEIIVEFKHALPNFMQRELADPAEDASKGLLKPDFVNLSSENSLMSDHLEEDDEVEMXTCEPSMMPSPASSPEVEEELFPPHKDQESPDDDQMNAGTSTLLNGVFPHLAIIHQFALMNSDIQALELISQLGVHMQQQAVSGAYHSLSLATSXGGQTDPGTNSLPELPPGSIYADIDDIELIE, encoded by the exons ataacaacaaaggG GTCAAATCCCGTCGCAATGAACgcaatattttaactttttacgAAAAGATTGCCGTGATCCGATACTACGAGGAGACAAATATCTCAAGGAACAGTCTGGCCAAGATGTTTCACTGCTGCGCCACCCAAATTCGTCGCATCCTGGACAAGAAAAAGGACCTGCTCCAACAATTGGCTAGCTTGAGCGAAGCGGATGCCTCTATTATAATTGAGGAGATGACGCGCAAGCGTCGCAAGTTTGAGATGAGCGCCATTAGTTTCCTTTTGCACGAGTGGGTGGAGAGATGCATT CAACTCCACTTGAACATCAGCATAAGGAACCAAAAACTGAAGGAAACTGCTTTGCGGATGGCTGCGGTTTTGAACCTGCCGTCGTTTAGACCGTCCTATCGCTGGCTAAACCGATTCCGTGGAAAGTACAAGTACGAGGCGGATGAGCTGGGCTACCAAGGCGAGAATCCCTTAAATCAGGATCTGCCCGTCGAGGAAATCATTGTGGAGTTTAAGCATGCACTACCCAACTTCATGCAACGGGAGCTGGCTGATCCGGCTGAAGACGCTAGCAAGGGACTGCTCAAACCAGACTTTGTTAATCTTTCCAGTGAGAACAGTCTGATGTCCGATCACCTCGAGGAGGATGATGAAGTGGAGA GTACCTGTGAACCCAGCATGATGCCCTCGCCAGCCAGCTCACCAGAGGTAGAGGAGGAACTTTTCCCGCCGCATAAAGACCAGGAAAGCCCGGATGATGATCAGATGAACGCCGGCACCAGCACTCTGCTGAATGGCGTATTCCCCCATCTGGCCATTATCCATCAGTTCGCTCTGATGAACTCAGACATCCAGGCACTGGAGCTCATATCTCAGCTTGGCGTCCACATGCAGCAGCAGGCTGTCTCAGGAGCATATCACTCCCTGTCGCTGGCGACGA GGGGAGGTCAAACGGATCCGGGGACAAATTCCCTGCCCGAACTGCCACCGGGCAGCATCTATGCGGACATCGATGACATCGAGTTGATCGAGTAG